Proteins encoded within one genomic window of Ammonifex degensii KC4:
- the sigE gene encoding RNA polymerase sporulation sigma factor SigE, producing the protein MKLRFKLWLYLWLLRLKPAGFYVGGPEALPPPLDAEEEAHLLKRLEAGDQSVRNTLVERNLRLVVYIARKYESTGINLEDLVSIGSIGLIKAVNTFNPQRKVKLATYASRCIENEILMFLRRQSRTLRQEVSFDEPLNTDWDGNELLLSDVLGTEGDVTSRHLEEEVDRRVLKLALASLSGRERVIMELRFGLGADGEEKTQKEVADLLGISQSYISRLEKRILKRLRREICRLA; encoded by the coding sequence TTGAAGCTGCGTTTTAAACTCTGGCTTTACCTCTGGCTTCTGCGGCTTAAGCCAGCAGGGTTTTATGTGGGCGGACCGGAAGCCCTCCCGCCCCCGCTTGACGCCGAGGAAGAGGCCCACTTGCTCAAGCGGCTGGAGGCAGGGGACCAGTCGGTGCGGAACACTTTAGTGGAGCGCAACTTGCGCCTGGTGGTTTATATAGCCCGGAAGTACGAGAGTACGGGTATCAATCTGGAGGACCTGGTCTCTATCGGGAGTATCGGCCTTATTAAAGCGGTCAACACCTTTAATCCCCAACGCAAGGTCAAGCTGGCCACCTATGCTTCGCGCTGCATCGAGAACGAAATTTTGATGTTTTTAAGGCGGCAGTCTCGGACCCTGCGGCAAGAGGTGTCCTTCGACGAGCCGCTTAATACCGACTGGGATGGCAACGAACTTTTGCTTTCTGACGTTTTGGGGACGGAGGGAGACGTAACCTCGCGCCACCTGGAGGAAGAAGTGGATCGCAGGGTCCTTAAGCTCGCCCTGGCCAGCCTAAGCGGGCGCGAGCGGGTCATAATGGAGCTGCGCTTCGGCCTGGGGGCCGACGGCGAGGAGAAGACCCAAAAAGAGGTAGCCGACCTTCTAGGGATTTCCCAGTCCTATATTTCCCGGCTAGAAAAACGCATTCTCAAGCGCTTGCGGCGGGAGATCTGCCGGCTAGCTTAA
- the spoIIGA gene encoding sigma-E processing peptidase SpoIIGA: MAGYVVYVDELLATNLLMNYLILYLTGKLAGLPLSFFRLFLAALLGSLYLLVLFLPGGAYLYNLIGKFLLSFLIVFLAFGRMSWRCFLVVYALFYGVSFALGGVVFGVSFLFGGRSGEEKLSYRFLLPGLLATLVLAVILGRKGVSLRRRVSESFFRVPCVIWLGNCRLELTALVDTGNQLFDPVSGHPVMVVDYEALEKCLPEEMRTWFKESRRFDPTSLSSLSWRDSRWLTRVRLIPFRSLGVSGGLLVGLKPDAVEVFYGGKGVKTQKVVIGIYGERLSSEGAYQALLPPKIIEPLL, encoded by the coding sequence TTGGCCGGCTACGTGGTTTACGTGGACGAGTTGCTGGCTACCAACCTCCTGATGAACTACCTCATCCTTTACCTTACCGGCAAGCTGGCAGGCCTTCCCCTCTCTTTCTTCCGCCTTTTCCTGGCAGCGCTCCTAGGCTCGCTTTATCTGCTGGTCCTTTTTCTTCCCGGCGGAGCATATCTTTATAACCTGATCGGGAAGTTTCTCCTATCGTTTCTCATAGTCTTTTTGGCCTTTGGCAGGATGTCCTGGCGCTGCTTTTTGGTGGTATACGCCCTGTTTTACGGCGTTTCTTTTGCTCTAGGAGGAGTAGTTTTCGGGGTTAGCTTCCTTTTCGGCGGCAGGTCCGGAGAAGAAAAACTTTCCTACCGTTTTCTCCTCCCTGGCCTGCTGGCCACTCTGGTCCTGGCAGTAATTTTGGGACGCAAGGGGGTGAGCTTGCGCCGGCGGGTAAGTGAAAGTTTCTTCCGCGTCCCCTGCGTCATCTGGCTGGGAAACTGCCGCTTGGAGCTTACCGCCCTGGTGGACACGGGTAATCAACTATTTGACCCTGTTTCCGGCCATCCCGTGATGGTAGTGGATTATGAAGCTTTGGAGAAGTGCTTGCCGGAGGAGATGCGGACCTGGTTTAAGGAGAGCAGGAGGTTTGACCCTACCAGCCTCTCCTCTTTATCTTGGCGTGATTCGCGCTGGCTTACCAGAGTAAGACTCATTCCCTTCCGTTCTCTGGGGGTAAGCGGGGGGTTGCTGGTGGGCTTAAAGCCCGACGCGGTGGAGGTATTTTACGGAGGAAAGGGGGTGAAGACCCAGAAGGTAGTGATAGGTATCTACGGCGAGCGTCTGAGTTCGGAAGGTGCCTATCAAGCCCTTTTGCCTCCCAAAATTATCGAACCTTTACTCTGA
- the ftsZ gene encoding cell division protein FtsZ: MIDIEMELNELANIKVVGVGGAGGNAVNRMIAAGVRGVEFIVINTDAQALAMSQSPNKIQIGVKLTKGLGAGGNPEIGEKAAEESKDDIVAALRGADMVFVTAGMGGGTGTGAAPIVAALAKELGALTVGVVTRPFTFEGRKRQMQAEMGIKNLKERVDTLITIPNDRLLQVIDKNTSMIEAFRIADDVLRQGVQGISDLIAVPGLINLDFADVRTIMKDAGSALMGIGVARGENRAVEAAKLAISSPLLETSIEGAKGVLLNLTGDPSMRLLEVNEAAQIISQVVDPEANIIFGAVIDESLNDEVRVTVIATGFDERPSSREKTEVELRTLNHHEDLDIPVFLLRRSGSR; the protein is encoded by the coding sequence ATGATTGACATCGAAATGGAACTCAACGAACTGGCTAATATAAAAGTCGTGGGTGTGGGGGGAGCGGGGGGCAACGCCGTCAACCGCATGATCGCGGCGGGAGTACGCGGGGTGGAGTTCATCGTCATCAACACCGACGCCCAGGCTCTAGCCATGTCCCAGAGCCCCAACAAGATCCAGATAGGAGTTAAACTCACCAAAGGGCTGGGAGCGGGGGGTAACCCGGAGATAGGAGAAAAGGCGGCGGAAGAGAGCAAGGATGACATCGTAGCTGCCCTGCGAGGAGCGGACATGGTCTTTGTCACGGCGGGCATGGGAGGAGGTACCGGTACTGGTGCTGCTCCCATTGTGGCGGCACTGGCCAAGGAGCTGGGGGCGCTCACCGTGGGGGTAGTCACGCGCCCCTTCACATTTGAGGGACGCAAGCGGCAGATGCAGGCCGAGATGGGAATCAAAAATCTCAAAGAACGGGTGGACACCCTCATAACCATACCTAACGACCGTCTCTTGCAGGTGATCGACAAAAACACTTCTATGATAGAGGCCTTCCGTATCGCCGACGACGTGCTGCGGCAGGGAGTTCAGGGAATATCCGACCTCATAGCCGTTCCTGGTCTTATAAACCTCGACTTTGCGGATGTACGGACCATAATGAAGGATGCGGGGTCGGCCCTCATGGGGATCGGGGTAGCGCGGGGAGAAAATCGGGCGGTGGAGGCGGCCAAGCTGGCCATCTCCAGCCCCTTGCTGGAAACCTCTATCGAGGGAGCGAAGGGGGTATTGCTCAATCTCACCGGCGACCCCTCCATGCGCCTCCTGGAGGTGAACGAAGCGGCGCAGATCATCTCCCAGGTGGTGGACCCCGAGGCCAACATCATCTTCGGCGCGGTGATCGATGAGAGCTTAAACGACGAGGTACGCGTTACGGTTATCGCCACGGGCTTCGATGAGCGACCTTCTTCTAGGGAGAAGACGGAGGTAGAGCTACGCACGCTCAACCACCACGAAGATCTGGACATACCCGTCTTTCTCCTACGGCGGTCGGGAAGCCGGTAG
- a CDS encoding small basic family protein: MWWGIVLVILGLMVGIALGLNLPLVIPQAYGKYLGVAVLAALDSVFGGMRASLEGRFDNAVFLSGFFVNACLAAGLVFLGDRLGVELYTAAIVAFGVRLFQNLAIIRRHFLGRKK; this comes from the coding sequence ATGTGGTGGGGAATTGTTTTAGTAATCTTAGGTTTGATGGTGGGAATAGCCCTAGGCCTCAATTTACCCTTAGTCATTCCTCAAGCTTACGGCAAGTATCTAGGGGTAGCGGTGCTGGCTGCTTTAGATTCGGTATTCGGAGGGATGCGGGCTTCGCTAGAGGGGCGCTTCGATAACGCTGTTTTCCTAAGTGGTTTCTTCGTCAACGCCTGCCTGGCGGCCGGCCTGGTTTTTCTGGGAGATCGCCTGGGGGTGGAGCTTTACACGGCGGCCATAGTGGCTTTCGGAGTGCGCCTTTTCCAAAACCTGGCTATAATTCGGCGCCACTTTTTGGGGCGAAAAAAATAA
- a CDS encoding DUF881 domain-containing protein: MKKKELVSLGLIALVLGFLLAFTYRTANRVERTVPYDRAHELTLELKALAKERADLEAQARDLRAKLAKAKQGYTEAQLALEAEVKEAAALAGAVPLEGPGVRVVVDNPPGTAGGTIFAVRDEDLLKVVNELRAAGAEAISINGQRLVSTSEIRTAGSFINVNLQRITPPYEILAIGDPAALKASLEVKGGIVETLRDWGVRIQIETWQQVRVPALSKSLHFDYARAVETGGKS, translated from the coding sequence TTGAAAAAGAAGGAACTGGTATCGCTAGGCTTGATCGCACTGGTACTCGGCTTTCTCCTAGCCTTCACCTATCGCACGGCCAACCGCGTGGAGCGGACCGTCCCTTACGATCGGGCCCACGAACTCACCCTGGAGCTCAAAGCCCTGGCTAAAGAACGGGCGGACCTAGAGGCCCAGGCGAGAGATTTGCGGGCCAAGCTTGCCAAGGCCAAGCAAGGTTATACCGAGGCCCAGCTGGCCTTGGAAGCCGAGGTGAAGGAGGCGGCGGCGCTGGCAGGAGCGGTCCCGCTGGAAGGGCCGGGGGTGCGGGTAGTGGTGGACAACCCTCCCGGCACCGCGGGGGGTACCATCTTTGCGGTGCGCGACGAAGACCTCTTGAAAGTAGTGAACGAACTTCGGGCCGCAGGAGCGGAAGCCATATCCATCAACGGCCAGCGGCTGGTCTCTACTTCAGAAATTAGGACGGCTGGTTCCTTCATCAACGTCAACCTCCAGCGCATCACTCCTCCTTACGAGATACTGGCTATCGGCGACCCGGCAGCTTTAAAAGCCTCTCTGGAGGTAAAAGGGGGAATAGTGGAGACCTTACGCGATTGGGGTGTGCGCATTCAGATAGAAACGTGGCAGCAGGTAAGAGTTCCGGCTCTAAGCAAGTCTTTGCATTTTGATTACGCCCGCGCCGTAGAAACGGGAGGGAAAAGCTAG
- a CDS encoding DUF881 domain-containing protein, protein MRLAQEISRTVPIQRINTLMAEVQAARKERDQLQNEVNRLQQELDAVTNQEGLKELKSELNSYRIEAGLVAVTGPGIEVTLNDSTLMPKPGQNPNLYVLHDEDILRVLNELKAAGAEVLAINGERLIATSEVRCAGPTILVNKTKRLAAPFVITAIGNPDTMINALNMRGGVVDTLQQFWGIQVSIKKLPEVTISAYKGSRRFEYAHPVKE, encoded by the coding sequence ATGCGCCTGGCCCAGGAGATATCCCGTACGGTTCCCATCCAGCGCATTAACACTTTAATGGCGGAGGTACAGGCGGCGCGCAAGGAGAGGGACCAGTTGCAGAACGAAGTGAACCGGTTACAGCAGGAGCTGGATGCGGTAACCAACCAGGAGGGGCTGAAAGAACTCAAGAGTGAGCTTAATTCCTACCGGATCGAGGCAGGGCTGGTGGCGGTGACGGGCCCGGGGATAGAGGTGACGCTCAACGATAGCACGCTTATGCCCAAGCCCGGGCAGAACCCTAACCTCTACGTGCTGCACGACGAAGACATACTGCGAGTTTTGAACGAGCTTAAGGCGGCGGGGGCGGAGGTTTTGGCCATAAACGGCGAGCGGCTGATAGCCACCAGCGAAGTAAGGTGTGCGGGGCCGACCATACTGGTGAACAAGACGAAGCGGTTGGCCGCTCCCTTCGTCATCACCGCCATAGGCAACCCGGACACTATGATAAACGCGCTGAATATGCGAGGAGGCGTAGTGGATACCCTGCAACAGTTCTGGGGTATCCAGGTGAGCATAAAGAAGCTACCGGAGGTTACCATATCGGCTTACAAGGGTAGTCGCCGGTTCGAGTACGCGCACCCGGTAAAGGAGTAA
- a CDS encoding cell division protein FtsQ/DivIB, giving the protein MLSVSSRARKRRYGWWERISLLLLLLLGIYLLLNSSLFSIKEVRVAGNKKVATKEILEAAHLRQGENIFKVNLEEVAQRVATLPQIAEAQVKRLLPHTVLIEVKERELVALLPGKDGFYGVDLTGHCLGRYSVDLPFPVLTGVGEAPPPGKQISDAGFFLLKGLLAALKQAGLLEKIGEIHLNISDRTIEAYTTEGVKIYLGTPAEVKEKVDILARLLPMLKAGEVEYVDLQVASRPVVRFKGGDRQSAHTSPKPTLGRLDPGTDRGRANAPGPGDIPYGSHPAH; this is encoded by the coding sequence ATGCTCTCGGTTTCCTCGCGGGCGAGGAAGAGAAGGTACGGTTGGTGGGAGCGGATAAGTCTCCTCCTCTTACTTTTGTTGGGTATTTACTTGCTACTCAACTCCTCTCTCTTTTCCATCAAAGAGGTAAGAGTGGCAGGAAATAAGAAAGTGGCGACGAAGGAGATACTTGAGGCAGCGCATCTTCGCCAGGGAGAGAACATCTTTAAGGTGAACCTGGAGGAAGTGGCCCAAAGAGTAGCTACCCTCCCCCAGATTGCCGAGGCGCAGGTGAAACGGCTACTTCCCCATACGGTGCTTATAGAGGTTAAGGAGAGAGAACTGGTGGCTCTGCTACCGGGCAAGGATGGTTTTTACGGGGTGGACCTCACCGGGCACTGCCTGGGCCGCTACTCGGTCGACCTTCCCTTCCCCGTGCTAACCGGGGTGGGAGAAGCACCGCCGCCGGGAAAGCAGATAAGCGACGCCGGGTTTTTTCTGTTAAAGGGGCTATTGGCTGCCTTAAAACAGGCCGGCCTTCTGGAGAAGATAGGCGAAATTCACCTAAATATTTCAGACCGCACGATTGAAGCCTATACCACTGAGGGGGTTAAGATATACTTGGGCACTCCTGCCGAAGTAAAGGAGAAGGTGGATATCTTGGCCCGCCTTCTCCCCATGCTCAAGGCGGGGGAAGTAGAGTATGTAGATCTTCAGGTAGCGAGTCGGCCCGTAGTACGTTTCAAGGGGGGAGACCGCCAAAGTGCGCACACTTCACCTAAGCCTACTCTTGGTAGGCTTGACCCTGGGACTGATCGTGGCCGTGCAAATGCGCCTGGCCCAGGAGATATCCCGTACGGTTCCCATCCAGCGCATTAA
- the murA gene encoding UDP-N-acetylglucosamine 1-carboxyvinyltransferase gives MRLVIKGPNVLKGKIRVSGAKNAILPILCACLLCDGESVIHGVPQLGDVAVMSAVLRHLKVLCRREGETLKVDTSSLQLEEIPEELTRRMRASCLVMGPLLARFGRVKIAAPGGCNIGARPIDLHLKGLKAMGAKITERAGFIVAEAERLRGAEIHLDLPSVGATENLMMAAVLAEGTTIIGNAAKEPEIVDLQNFLNRAGARIRGAGTSTIRIEGVSKPLQAPKGHQVIPDRIEAGTHLIAAALTGGEVEVENVIPEHLEPLIAKLREAGAEVEVGEDKIWVWRRKPLKAVDVRTMPYPGFPTDLQAPMCALLSVAEGTSVVTENIFENRFRHVPELQRMGADIRIEGRTLIIKGVPQLVGARVEAPDLRAGAALVLAGLVAENTTIVEGIGHIDRGYENLEGKYRRLGACIERVG, from the coding sequence ATGCGCCTAGTCATCAAGGGACCCAACGTTCTAAAAGGAAAGATAAGGGTAAGTGGGGCCAAGAACGCCATTTTACCCATACTTTGCGCCTGTCTTCTCTGCGACGGCGAGAGCGTAATTCACGGGGTGCCCCAGCTGGGCGATGTGGCGGTGATGAGCGCCGTTTTGCGCCATCTAAAAGTACTTTGCCGCCGGGAAGGGGAAACTCTGAAAGTGGATACCAGTTCCCTCCAGTTAGAGGAAATCCCGGAAGAACTCACTCGCCGCATGCGGGCTTCTTGTCTGGTCATGGGGCCTTTGCTGGCCCGCTTCGGCAGGGTAAAGATTGCTGCTCCTGGCGGCTGCAATATCGGAGCCAGGCCCATCGACCTGCATCTCAAGGGGCTTAAGGCCATGGGGGCGAAGATCACCGAGCGGGCGGGCTTCATCGTAGCCGAGGCGGAGCGTCTGCGGGGGGCCGAGATCCACCTCGATCTTCCCAGCGTGGGGGCAACCGAGAACTTGATGATGGCGGCTGTGCTGGCCGAAGGAACCACCATCATAGGGAACGCGGCCAAAGAGCCGGAAATCGTGGATCTCCAGAACTTCCTCAACCGCGCGGGGGCACGGATAAGGGGTGCCGGCACCTCTACCATAAGGATAGAAGGAGTTAGCAAGCCTCTGCAGGCACCGAAAGGACACCAGGTCATCCCTGACCGCATAGAGGCAGGGACCCACCTCATTGCTGCTGCCCTCACCGGGGGCGAGGTGGAAGTAGAAAACGTGATACCGGAGCACCTGGAGCCGCTTATCGCTAAGTTGCGGGAGGCAGGGGCAGAGGTAGAAGTAGGGGAGGATAAGATCTGGGTTTGGCGGCGAAAACCCCTTAAGGCGGTAGACGTGCGCACCATGCCCTACCCCGGCTTCCCCACCGATCTCCAGGCTCCTATGTGCGCTTTACTTTCTGTGGCGGAAGGCACAAGTGTGGTGACGGAAAACATATTCGAAAACCGCTTCCGGCACGTCCCTGAACTTCAGCGTATGGGGGCCGACATCCGTATCGAAGGCCGCACTTTGATAATAAAGGGAGTTCCTCAGCTGGTGGGGGCGCGGGTGGAAGCTCCCGACCTCCGGGCAGGGGCGGCTCTGGTACTGGCCGGACTGGTGGCCGAGAACACCACGATTGTGGAAGGGATAGGGCATATAGATCGGGGCTATGAGAACTTAGAGGGGAAATACCGGCGCCTGGGTGCCTGCATCGAACGCGTAGGTTGA
- the murB gene encoding UDP-N-acetylmuramate dehydrogenase yields the protein MKLKGRVHFQEPMEHHTTWRIGGPAEVLVEPADQEDLALLLRLARKEGIPLNFIGNGSNLLVSDAGVPGMVVKIGQALGEVKVEGRRLRAGAGAKLARLAALAQAAGLSGLEFTCGIPASLGGAVVMNAGAAGQSMAEVVRWVKVMDLEGRVEILRGEELGFGYRQSVLQHLPVVVLEVELELCPDDPAAVARRMTAVWQKRQLTQPLEYPSAGSVFKNPPGAPAAGKLIELAGGKGLRVGEAMVSPKHANFIVNLGRARATDVLCLIRRVQSLVEAKFGIKLEPEVKFLGPFGWDGEICA from the coding sequence ATGAAACTTAAAGGCCGCGTTCACTTCCAGGAGCCCATGGAGCACCATACTACTTGGCGCATAGGCGGGCCAGCGGAGGTGCTGGTGGAGCCAGCAGATCAGGAAGATCTGGCCCTTCTTTTGCGCCTGGCAAGAAAGGAAGGCATTCCTCTTAACTTCATAGGTAACGGCTCTAATCTCCTGGTAAGCGATGCCGGAGTACCGGGGATGGTAGTGAAGATAGGCCAAGCTCTGGGCGAGGTAAAAGTGGAAGGAAGACGGCTAAGGGCAGGAGCGGGGGCAAAGCTTGCCCGCCTGGCGGCCTTGGCGCAGGCGGCCGGGCTTTCCGGCCTGGAGTTTACCTGCGGTATTCCGGCCAGCTTAGGGGGAGCGGTGGTCATGAACGCCGGGGCGGCCGGGCAGAGCATGGCCGAAGTGGTGCGGTGGGTCAAGGTGATGGACCTGGAGGGGCGGGTGGAGATTTTGCGGGGAGAAGAACTAGGTTTTGGCTACCGGCAGAGTGTCCTGCAGCACTTACCCGTCGTGGTTCTGGAGGTAGAACTGGAGCTTTGCCCCGATGACCCCGCGGCGGTGGCCCGGCGCATGACGGCTGTTTGGCAAAAGCGCCAGCTCACCCAGCCTCTGGAATACCCCAGCGCGGGGAGCGTGTTTAAAAACCCACCCGGCGCTCCGGCAGCCGGAAAGCTCATAGAGCTGGCGGGAGGCAAGGGCTTGCGGGTAGGGGAGGCCATGGTTTCTCCCAAGCACGCTAACTTCATCGTTAACCTGGGAAGAGCGCGGGCGACAGACGTCCTGTGCCTGATCCGCCGGGTGCAGAGCCTGGTAGAAGCCAAGTTCGGGATAAAGCTGGAACCAGAGGTAAAGTTTTTAGGACCCTTCGGGTGGGACGGGGAAATATGCGCCTAG
- the murC gene encoding UDP-N-acetylmuramate--L-alanine ligase, translated as MGCKEIPRHLHFVGIGGVGMSGLALLLKQQGHEVTGSDTGDSYFLQTLKLSGIRVYNRHAPANLAPETELVVVSSAIKPDNPELLAAREREIPVIRRGELLAWVMRDYRGIAVAGAHGKTTTTAMVANVLLAGGLDPTVLVGGYWPLIEGNCRLGKGSYFVTEADESDASFLLLTPMLAVVTNIENDHLDYYGNLEALLGAFRTFLARIEPPGTAVVCLDSPLVRQLIGVLNIPVITYGMEEGADYILKKVELSGSSSSALLYYRGRLLGQLKLNLPGKHNLLNAAAAVAVGAYLGVPFAVASQALAEFRSVRRRFEFLGEAGGVMVVDDYAHHPTEVQATIEAARQIHRGRLVVVFQPHRYTRTALLYPEFGRSFFGADVLVLDEIYPAGEPPLPGVTAELIAKACQDHCPDLPLYRLPSTGKAAFLKEIVSPGDLVLTMGAGDIYRVGKELLEILKGAE; from the coding sequence TTGGGCTGCAAGGAGATTCCTCGTCATCTTCACTTCGTAGGCATAGGCGGCGTGGGGATGAGCGGCCTGGCCTTACTCCTGAAACAGCAGGGGCATGAGGTAACCGGCTCGGACACGGGTGATTCTTACTTTCTGCAAACTCTAAAACTTTCCGGCATCAGAGTATACAACCGGCATGCGCCGGCTAATCTGGCTCCTGAAACGGAGTTGGTGGTGGTTTCCTCTGCCATCAAGCCCGACAATCCGGAGTTACTTGCAGCCAGAGAGCGGGAGATTCCCGTCATCCGGCGCGGGGAGCTGCTGGCCTGGGTCATGAGGGATTACCGGGGAATAGCGGTGGCGGGGGCGCACGGAAAGACCACCACCACCGCCATGGTGGCCAACGTGCTGCTGGCCGGAGGGCTTGACCCTACCGTTCTGGTAGGGGGGTACTGGCCGCTCATTGAAGGTAACTGCCGCTTGGGCAAAGGATCTTACTTTGTCACCGAGGCCGACGAGAGCGACGCCTCTTTCCTCCTCCTTACGCCGATGTTGGCGGTGGTCACCAACATAGAAAACGACCACCTGGACTATTACGGAAACCTGGAAGCGCTACTGGGTGCCTTTCGCACTTTCTTGGCGCGCATAGAGCCGCCGGGGACGGCCGTAGTCTGCCTCGACAGCCCCCTGGTGCGCCAGCTGATCGGCGTCTTGAACATTCCGGTGATTACCTACGGGATGGAAGAAGGAGCCGACTACATCCTGAAGAAGGTGGAGCTTTCCGGCAGTTCTTCTTCTGCCCTGCTCTACTACCGAGGAAGGCTTCTGGGGCAGCTCAAGCTTAATCTGCCCGGGAAGCACAATCTTTTAAACGCCGCGGCAGCGGTGGCCGTAGGGGCTTACTTAGGAGTTCCCTTCGCGGTGGCTTCGCAGGCACTGGCGGAGTTCAGAAGCGTGCGGCGGCGCTTCGAGTTCCTTGGAGAAGCGGGGGGAGTGATGGTGGTGGACGACTACGCCCACCACCCCACGGAAGTCCAGGCCACCATCGAGGCCGCCCGGCAGATACACCGGGGGCGCCTGGTAGTGGTGTTTCAACCGCACCGTTACACCCGCACCGCTTTGCTTTATCCCGAGTTCGGCCGGTCTTTCTTCGGCGCCGACGTTTTGGTGCTGGATGAGATTTATCCCGCTGGTGAGCCACCCCTTCCGGGGGTGACAGCGGAGCTCATTGCCAAAGCTTGCCAGGATCATTGCCCCGACCTCCCCCTTTACCGTCTGCCTTCCACAGGAAAAGCGGCGTTCCTTAAAGAAATCGTTTCTCCAGGAGACCTAGTGTTGACCATGGGCGCAGGGGATATCTACCGGGTAGGTAAAGAGCTGCTTGAAATTTTGAAGGGGGCGGAGTAG
- the murG gene encoding undecaprenyldiphospho-muramoylpentapeptide beta-N-acetylglucosaminyltransferase produces the protein MVTGGGTGGHIYPALAIAQGLKKRFPQAEIFYLGTAEGLEADLVPKAGFPFYAIEAAGLKRCFTLSNLKALFRAFQGLGAAYRLLGRLSPRVVIGTGGYVAGPVVLAAWLRRIPVLIHEQNAFPGLTNRLLSRLAQVTALTFPEAARYLPRRARVVVTGLPVREEILNVRREEARKQMGLKEGDKLLLSFGGSRGASRINEAVKELIRYFRDKEGIYLFHATGQGHYESFLGELEAEGIDLGSRPNIKVFPYFYHIADYLAAADLVICRAGAATLAELTCLGRPAILIPYPYATGRHQEYNARALADKGAAVVIEDAELTGERLLSEVKRLLTSPSKLSRMAEESRRLGKPEALNLLVDLVVRLARG, from the coding sequence GTGGTGACAGGCGGGGGCACAGGGGGACACATCTATCCTGCCCTGGCTATAGCTCAAGGGTTGAAGAAAAGATTTCCCCAAGCAGAGATCTTTTACTTAGGGACGGCAGAGGGGCTGGAGGCCGACCTCGTGCCCAAGGCGGGTTTTCCCTTTTACGCCATCGAAGCTGCCGGCCTTAAGCGCTGCTTCACCTTGAGTAATCTCAAAGCTCTTTTTAGGGCTTTCCAGGGGTTAGGGGCGGCTTACCGCCTGCTGGGGCGCCTTTCTCCGCGGGTGGTGATCGGCACCGGCGGGTACGTGGCCGGACCGGTGGTTCTTGCGGCCTGGCTCAGAAGGATACCGGTTCTCATCCACGAGCAAAACGCCTTCCCCGGCCTTACCAACCGCCTTCTTTCCCGCCTAGCCCAGGTGACAGCCCTCACCTTTCCCGAAGCGGCGCGCTATTTGCCACGCCGGGCCCGGGTAGTGGTCACGGGACTGCCGGTGCGGGAAGAAATACTTAATGTGCGCCGGGAGGAAGCGCGTAAGCAGATGGGCTTGAAAGAGGGAGATAAGCTGCTCCTCTCTTTTGGGGGGAGCCGGGGAGCCAGCCGGATAAACGAGGCGGTAAAGGAGCTCATCCGCTACTTTAGAGATAAGGAAGGAATTTATCTCTTCCACGCCACCGGCCAAGGGCACTACGAGTCTTTTCTCGGGGAACTAGAAGCAGAGGGGATAGATCTCGGATCTCGACCTAACATCAAGGTTTTTCCCTATTTTTACCACATCGCCGACTATCTGGCAGCAGCAGATCTGGTCATCTGCCGGGCAGGGGCAGCCACGCTGGCAGAGCTTACTTGCCTTGGCCGCCCGGCCATCCTCATTCCTTACCCCTACGCCACGGGCAGGCACCAGGAGTACAACGCCCGGGCCCTGGCGGACAAGGGAGCGGCCGTGGTTATAGAGGACGCCGAGCTTACCGGGGAGAGGCTTCTTTCCGAGGTCAAGCGTCTTTTAACTTCTCCATCGAAGCTTTCCCGTATGGCGGAAGAGTCTCGCCGCCTGGGCAAGCCTGAGGCCCTTAACCTGTTAGTAGATCTCGTGGTAAGATTGGCAAGGGGATGA